The Microbulbifer sp. YPW1 genome contains the following window.
AGAGCGCAGATCTATTTGGGCAGAGCGCCTAGGTATAGCAGTATTACTACTCTGCTCAGCTTTCGCTATTTTCAGGAAGCTGGTGGATTGCAAAGTAGACAAGGATACGCAGAAGTTTACTGTGGTCGCGGCTAAGGTAGCCTCCAGAGCCATCCAGAAAAACACTTAGCCAATTGATACACAGCTGGGGCACCTATTTGAAACGCTCCCACTCAACGCCAACTGTAGCCATTCGTCAGGGGCAAGTAACTTCAGAGTTGGCGTATGCCTGGACTTAATATGGACTTAAATTTCAGACACAAAAAAGCCCGCTCAATTGGCGGGCTTCTAAGTCGTTGATTCTCAACGGTTTTATGGTCGGAGTGGCCGGATTTGAACCGACGACCACCACACCCCCAGTGTGGTGCGCTACCAGGCTGCGCTACACTCCGATAAGAGCAAATCAAGCTGGGTGAAAATCACGTAAGTGCTTGATTTATAAGGGGCATCGCTTGGCGATGAGGCGCAAATCATACCGAAGTACGGAGGGAATGCAAGCCCGTTTTGCGCCTTTTTGACTCTGGATGACTCAGGCTTCAACTTCCAACAAATCCAGCACCCCTTCCAGCTCGGCAATCATCTGTGGGATCACCTGTTGCAACTGTACGGTCTGTACTTTTTCGGAGCTGCCACTTTCCATCTGCAGGCGTGCGCCGCCGATGGTGTAGCCCTCTTCGTACAGGAGTGCGCGGATCTGGCGGATGAGGATGACATCCTGGTGCTGGTAATAACGCCGGTTTCCTCGACGCTTTACCGGGCTGAGCTGAGGGAATTCCTGTTCCCAGTAGCGCAGTACATGCGGTTTGACTGCACAAAGCTCACTCACTTCACCGATGGTGAAATAGCGTTTTCCCGGGATAACCGGGAGTTCGCTGTTATGACTCGCTTCCAGCATCTTCTTCTACTCGTGCCTTGAGTTTTTGCCCCGGCTTGAAGGTGACTACCCTTCTCGCGGAAATGGGGATTTCTTCACCAGTCTTTGGGTTCCTTCCCGGACGCTGGCTTTTGTCACGCAGGTCGAAATTGCCAAACCCCGACAGCTTGACCTGCTCGTTATTTTCAAGGGCGTTGCGGATTTCCTCGAAGAAATATTCGACGATTTCTTTAGCTTCGCGCTTGTTGAAACCCAGCTCTTCGTACAACTTCTCGGCGAGCCCGGCCTTGGTCAGTGCCTCTGTCATTGGTTCCTGCCCAACAGATTCAGAGGCGTCGACTCCCGGTTTTTAAGCCTGGTACCGCTGCGGCTTGTAACCCGGAGGCAGACGCTCTCGGGATACGCTCGTCAACTTGCGTATCCCGGAGCGGACCGGTTTAGCGCAGGCTGGCGTTGTATTTTTGTTCTAGTTCAGAAACAACCGCTTCTACAGCGGCATTGATTTCTTCGTCATTAAGGGTGCGCGAGGGATGCTGAAAGGTCAAGCCCATGGCGACACTTTTTCTATTAAAATCAATGCCTTTGCCCTGATAGACGTCAAAAATGTTGAAGTCCGTCAAATATTCGCCGGCAGCCTTGACCGCCGATTCAGCCAACTGGCCTACCGGGGTCTCAACGTCCGCCAGGATGGCGAGGTCGCGGCGCACTTCCGGGAACTTGGACAGCGGAGCAAATGCGGGGATTACCGCCTGCCCCAATCCGTCCAGGCTGAGCTCGAACAGGAACGCGGCCTTGGGCAAATCAAACGCCTGCTGCAGCTGCGGATGCAGTGCACCCAGTGTTCCCACCGGTTCGCCGTTACGCAGTACCTGGGCACACTGGCCGGGGTGCAGCGCGGGGTGCTTGGCGGGCGCGAAGGTGAATTCGGCATCGGCGTCGTAGTGCGCCAGCAGCGCCTCTACATCGGCCTTGATATCGTAGAAGTCCACCAGGTCCTTGTTGCCGGTCCAGCCTTCCGGCTGGCGGGTGCCGTAGATCAGGCCCGCAATCATGCGCTCCTGCTTGAGGGCTTCCCCGGCGGGCACGAAACGCAGCCCGGTCTCGAACAGGCGCAGGCGATCCTGCTGGCGGTTCAGGTTGTACTGCAGTGCCTTGACCAGCCCTGCCATCAGGGTGGTGCGCATCACGGAGAGTTCCGCGCTGATCGGGTTCTGCAGGGCCACAGGCTCCACTTCCGGATCGAATTTGGCGGAGGCTTCACGA
Protein-coding sequences here:
- the ihfA gene encoding integration host factor subunit alpha translates to MTEALTKAGLAEKLYEELGFNKREAKEIVEYFFEEIRNALENNEQVKLSGFGNFDLRDKSQRPGRNPKTGEEIPISARRVVTFKPGQKLKARVEEDAGSES
- a CDS encoding MerR family transcriptional regulator codes for the protein MLEASHNSELPVIPGKRYFTIGEVSELCAVKPHVLRYWEQEFPQLSPVKRRGNRRYYQHQDVILIRQIRALLYEEGYTIGGARLQMESGSSEKVQTVQLQQVIPQMIAELEGVLDLLEVEA